The Sedimentisphaera salicampi genome includes a region encoding these proteins:
- a CDS encoding LamG domain-containing protein codes for MSSKFKFFILAVFTLTFGFSNVDADQQWRFITLSDWHSAEKYIHVRGDDYGSREKAVKEDIAAAKMLKDNYGGEFVFIPGDSNGGHWDTKRFRNNYSPNLSPEETVLKAGHYCYEGMLNAFAKGGYDKIIMAVGDHEMGDNPWPAGSMVSKLQPEFREAFAKEFNYDENGEFIYDKPIGDAPSRPLGTKYQDTSFAYQHKNVLFITVDQFHQENPNKRIGGEGSVTGTVTGRHLDWLKNVLSEANKDSSIKHIIVQGHLPVIYPVRKVNSSGMMMDDNSDNPFWKVLREYGVDLYFAGEVHSNTVTKDSGSDLVQLVSRGNFFTNLLTADITDDVIDINLYENPNRSVLEGSYSKAGRLIIDKSEGETEFKGEGMLDFMDPDARLFYFDFEELSNLHKRPIFGLRDRNIRGIKTTTETIPNKGEFGVQYDAVQANVSLAETGSGKAGKFTEKSRMACYGMGPLQDEHAVSYSVRVKTESPEKMVLINTGSIWGNNVRDFMNLNLNQGLVQVEVSKSSSLFARSERLNDNNWHHIAAVMPKDGCKLSEVVVYVDGEKCQTKLKGSDTKLSFNQAVRLSFGGLGYSKKAFDSLNVTPFVGMMDDISLWTRPLSPAEVSGMAE; via the coding sequence ATGAGTAGTAAATTTAAATTTTTCATTTTAGCGGTGTTCACCTTGACCTTTGGATTTTCAAACGTTGATGCAGATCAGCAATGGCGGTTTATAACCCTCTCAGACTGGCACTCCGCCGAAAAATACATCCACGTTCGAGGGGATGATTACGGCAGCAGAGAGAAGGCGGTTAAGGAAGATATCGCAGCCGCAAAAATGCTTAAGGATAATTACGGCGGAGAATTTGTCTTTATCCCTGGCGACAGCAACGGCGGCCACTGGGACACAAAGCGCTTCAGAAATAATTACTCACCAAACCTCTCGCCGGAAGAAACCGTTCTGAAGGCCGGCCATTACTGTTATGAAGGTATGCTCAATGCATTCGCAAAAGGCGGATATGATAAAATAATAATGGCAGTAGGCGATCACGAAATGGGCGATAACCCATGGCCTGCGGGGAGTATGGTATCAAAGCTCCAGCCGGAGTTTCGTGAGGCCTTCGCGAAAGAGTTCAATTATGATGAAAACGGTGAATTTATTTATGACAAGCCGATAGGCGATGCACCTTCCCGTCCTCTGGGCACAAAGTATCAGGACACTTCTTTCGCTTACCAGCATAAAAACGTGCTTTTCATCACGGTTGATCAGTTTCATCAGGAAAACCCAAACAAGCGTATCGGCGGCGAGGGCTCTGTAACAGGCACCGTTACCGGCAGACACCTCGACTGGCTCAAGAACGTGCTCAGCGAGGCAAACAAAGACAGCTCAATCAAGCACATAATCGTGCAGGGTCATCTGCCCGTTATTTACCCTGTTCGCAAGGTAAACAGCAGCGGTATGATGATGGACGATAATTCTGATAATCCGTTTTGGAAGGTGCTCAGGGAATACGGCGTTGATTTGTATTTCGCAGGAGAGGTGCATTCAAACACCGTAACCAAAGACAGCGGCTCTGATTTGGTTCAGCTTGTAAGCCGCGGAAACTTCTTTACAAACCTCCTCACCGCAGATATTACAGATGATGTTATAGACATCAATCTCTATGAAAACCCGAATCGCAGCGTACTTGAAGGCAGCTATTCGAAAGCTGGGAGGCTAATAATAGATAAATCCGAAGGCGAGACTGAATTCAAGGGCGAGGGTATGCTCGATTTCATGGACCCCGATGCCCGCCTGTTTTACTTTGATTTTGAAGAGCTCAGCAATCTGCACAAAAGACCAATTTTCGGCCTGCGCGACAGAAATATCAGAGGAATCAAAACCACCACTGAAACCATCCCGAATAAAGGTGAGTTCGGCGTTCAGTACGATGCTGTGCAGGCAAACGTAAGCCTTGCCGAAACCGGCAGCGGCAAAGCCGGCAAGTTTACAGAGAAAAGCCGAATGGCCTGCTACGGAATGGGCCCGCTTCAGGATGAACACGCTGTTAGCTATTCAGTGCGAGTGAAAACCGAATCCCCCGAAAAGATGGTGCTTATAAACACCGGCTCAATATGGGGTAATAACGTAAGGGACTTTATGAACCTGAATCTCAATCAGGGGCTCGTTCAGGTTGAAGTGAGCAAATCTTCAAGCCTATTTGCCCGGTCTGAGCGTCTTAACGACAATAATTGGCATCATATAGCCGCCGTTATGCCGAAAGACGGCTGCAAGCTCTCGGAAGTTGTCGTGTATGTTGACGGCGAGAAATGCCAAACGAAGCTCAAAGGCAGCGATACTAAGCTCTCATTCAATCAGGCAGTGAGGCTCTCTTTCGGCGGCCTTGGATACAGCAAGAAGGCCTTCGATTCGCTGAATGTAACGCCTTTTGTTGGAATGATGGATGATATATCCCTCTGGACAAGACCTCTGAGCCCGGCAGAAGTGAGCGGGATGGCGGAATAG
- a CDS encoding sulfatase: MRKDKSNISRRQFLSAAGGSLAAASLGSGLQAAKRDSRPNILLIVTDQESWMDRQTRGLLDMPANRWLYENGTSFSSFYCTTAQCTPARSTIQTGLYPHQTRHVANTNKKYCAHIPEGVEFLGNKMRQAGYFNGYGGKWHLLEPKKRLGVGRVLGGTDDAAQDDYFKRFMKIRDESKPWFYQAHFLNPHDIYHMNYIFEGEELPDPENATKWLKGKIKRVPGEEKRAKRILKRLGDKLSPPPGWDKEIEGIPPAIGDWAYPYGNSGKYKALSRKEKLEYWKKYRALYYSLHEMVDEQIGDLLNVLKEDYPEQFRNTIIIRTADHGDMSGEHESLKYKGPVPFDAQMHIQLILAGPGIPKGKEIEDIASQADLAATICELAGAEKPNEGRSDAESLVKAIKTSKPVGREYVFIEYYFLGAVQPLRIIRSKDYKYAVHYAENKTALFDYSKDPWERNNLSGNPAYSRIENKLKNELIAWQKDMDDPVTTDKYVIQEWKNPRKG; encoded by the coding sequence ATGAGAAAAGATAAAAGCAATATATCACGAAGGCAGTTTCTTTCTGCGGCTGGAGGCAGTCTTGCGGCAGCATCTTTGGGTTCGGGTTTGCAAGCTGCGAAGAGAGATTCCCGCCCGAACATCCTGCTTATCGTTACCGATCAGGAAAGCTGGATGGACAGGCAGACAAGAGGTCTGCTTGATATGCCAGCAAACCGCTGGCTCTATGAAAACGGCACCTCATTCTCCAGCTTCTACTGCACTACAGCACAATGCACCCCCGCAAGAAGCACAATCCAGACCGGTCTCTATCCGCATCAAACGCGGCACGTTGCCAACACCAACAAAAAATACTGCGCACATATCCCCGAAGGCGTGGAATTTCTCGGCAATAAGATGCGGCAAGCTGGATACTTCAACGGTTACGGCGGGAAGTGGCATCTGCTTGAGCCCAAGAAAAGGCTCGGCGTGGGGAGAGTGTTGGGCGGAACAGATGATGCCGCGCAGGATGACTACTTCAAAAGATTTATGAAGATCAGGGATGAATCAAAGCCATGGTTTTATCAGGCGCATTTCCTCAATCCGCACGATATATACCATATGAACTATATCTTCGAGGGTGAAGAGCTTCCCGATCCCGAGAATGCAACAAAGTGGCTCAAAGGTAAAATCAAACGAGTGCCCGGAGAAGAAAAAAGAGCGAAAAGGATATTAAAAAGGCTCGGCGATAAGCTTAGCCCTCCTCCCGGCTGGGATAAAGAGATAGAAGGCATCCCGCCGGCAATAGGAGACTGGGCATACCCTTACGGGAACAGCGGAAAATACAAGGCCCTCTCCCGCAAAGAAAAACTCGAATACTGGAAGAAATACCGCGCATTGTACTATTCGCTTCATGAGATGGTGGACGAGCAGATAGGCGATCTGCTGAATGTGTTGAAAGAAGATTATCCCGAGCAGTTCAGGAACACAATCATAATTCGCACAGCAGATCACGGAGATATGAGCGGCGAGCATGAAAGCCTGAAGTATAAAGGGCCTGTGCCGTTTGATGCGCAGATGCACATACAGCTGATATTGGCAGGCCCAGGAATACCCAAGGGCAAAGAGATTGAAGATATTGCGAGTCAGGCAGACCTTGCTGCAACTATCTGCGAGCTTGCTGGGGCTGAGAAGCCCAACGAGGGCAGGTCGGATGCGGAGAGCCTCGTAAAGGCGATAAAAACTTCTAAACCTGTGGGAAGGGAATACGTATTCATTGAATACTACTTCCTCGGGGCTGTTCAGCCTTTGCGGATTATAAGGAGCAAAGACTACAAATACGCAGTGCATTACGCAGAGAACAAAACAGCATTATTCGATTACTCCAAAGACCCTTGGGAAAGGAACAACCTCAGCGGAAATCCCGCCTACAGCCGGATTGAAAACAAACTGAAGAATGAGCTTATCGCTTGGCAGAAAGATATGGACGATCCGGTTACAACGGATAAATACGTTATTCAAGAATGGAAGAATCCAAGGAAAGGTTAA
- a CDS encoding sulfatase-like hydrolase/transferase, giving the protein MSRANILSRRQFISSAACSAAALALAGETLGARKTGRPNLVIIHTDEHNFRTLGCCRDMLSKEQAYMWGEGLKVDTPHIDSIAKQGAIATSCYSSSPVCSPSRSSLQTGLYPQATAVKKNDIPMLSSVKTFAGVLQEKGYATTYLGKWHLDGNGKPQWDPKRNFGYQDNRYMYNRGHWKILKDTPDGAEIVGKFKGEWNYKYDITKADEKSFTTDFLCDRTIQAIERDKDRPFCVMCSIPDPHGPNKVRSPYNKMFDKDKFEEPRTMNTGKEVPGWVSKGKQWTDGYNEWQRNGLAEYFGMVKCIDDNVGKILSFLKRTGLEENTIVIFTSDHGDLMGEHNRHNKGLPYETSARIPFVIKYPDKIKPGKIIKKANTNTDFAPTILSLMGFEGELKGCHGEDISKDFTSPEKIVDSERIVYFRHAGEKWAAAVSSRYKLVLSTVDRPWLFDLEKDPDELTNFCNKEEYAEVSKRFKKALVEQMKKFEEPMLKSGKLKLT; this is encoded by the coding sequence GTGAGTAGAGCAAATATTTTATCAAGACGTCAATTCATCAGCTCTGCGGCCTGCTCTGCTGCGGCATTAGCACTTGCAGGGGAAACATTAGGAGCAAGAAAAACCGGCCGGCCGAATCTCGTTATAATACACACCGACGAACACAATTTCAGAACCCTCGGCTGCTGCCGTGATATGCTCAGTAAAGAACAGGCATATATGTGGGGCGAGGGGCTTAAGGTTGATACCCCTCACATAGACTCCATTGCAAAACAAGGCGCAATCGCTACAAGCTGCTATTCGAGCTCGCCGGTATGCTCGCCTTCCCGCTCCTCTCTTCAGACCGGACTCTATCCGCAAGCCACAGCGGTAAAAAAGAATGATATTCCCATGCTATCAAGCGTGAAAACATTTGCAGGCGTTCTTCAGGAAAAGGGCTACGCCACAACGTATCTGGGTAAATGGCATCTGGACGGCAACGGCAAACCGCAGTGGGATCCAAAACGGAATTTCGGCTATCAGGATAATCGATATATGTACAACCGCGGCCACTGGAAGATCCTCAAAGATACCCCTGACGGGGCAGAGATTGTGGGTAAATTCAAAGGCGAATGGAACTATAAATATGACATCACGAAGGCAGACGAAAAATCTTTCACAACAGATTTCCTCTGCGACCGCACAATACAAGCCATAGAGCGCGATAAAGACAGGCCGTTCTGTGTTATGTGTTCAATCCCAGATCCCCACGGCCCGAACAAAGTGCGAAGCCCGTACAATAAAATGTTTGATAAGGATAAGTTCGAAGAGCCCCGCACAATGAATACAGGCAAGGAGGTTCCCGGCTGGGTGAGCAAAGGCAAGCAATGGACAGACGGTTACAATGAGTGGCAGAGAAACGGGCTTGCTGAATATTTCGGTATGGTAAAGTGCATCGATGATAATGTGGGCAAGATCCTCAGCTTCCTCAAACGCACCGGCCTTGAGGAAAACACGATCGTTATCTTCACCTCAGACCATGGCGATCTGATGGGTGAGCACAACCGCCACAACAAAGGCCTGCCATACGAGACATCTGCCCGCATTCCGTTTGTTATCAAATATCCGGACAAAATTAAGCCGGGCAAAATCATCAAGAAGGCAAACACCAACACCGACTTTGCACCCACGATCCTTTCGCTGATGGGCTTTGAAGGCGAGCTAAAAGGCTGCCACGGCGAGGACATCTCTAAAGATTTTACAAGCCCCGAGAAGATTGTCGATTCTGAGAGAATAGTGTATTTCCGCCATGCAGGCGAGAAGTGGGCTGCTGCTGTGAGCAGCAGATACAAGCTCGTTCTCTCTACTGTTGACAGGCCTTGGCTTTTCGATCTCGAAAAAGACCCCGATGAACTAACAAACTTCTGCAATAAAGAGGAATATGCTGAGGTGTCGAAGAGATTTAAAAAAGCACTTGTTGAGCAGATGAAAAAATTTGAAGAACCAATGCTCAAAAGCGGCAAATTAAAACTTACTTAA
- a CDS encoding right-handed parallel beta-helix repeat-containing protein: MNTKTALIAAAAFILPLFVCSASADTYYIDSREGSDSNSGLSESSPLAGFEKVNSKSFTSGDKILIKRGSEINGSLKITAKASADNPLVIASYGKGSEPVIDAAGYLAGVHIKNSSGVVLKDIEITGDGGKAKEEFSQKQRYAVFVEADKGGEHNFFRLKNLDIHDIFAAKQTPSDGKNKTSNRAVGIYLASNGKAYLSDAVVEGCRILKTGFTGIRIRSGSSNEEFNNTGIRILNNRLQYIGGPGIQPSRAKDMLVRGNKLYRSGSTADPRMHSRGSGIWTWGCTDVLIEKNKFTHAGGKADSCGMHIDFNCRNVVIQYNFSAANAGGFIEILGNNYNCAYRYNISVNDGFREKGKNGAHQEGKILWTSGYVGRNREKHGPYNSYIYNNTIYTKPGSRSCFSISPTTQGLLIANNIFCLNGETVNVLGDQDGQKARSENPFEPVIFKNNLYCSPDTLPKDLGIKDSSPIYGSPDFQKPRGWLPQDYIPENKELIKDKGIEIPKLAGDKIGLDIGLEPPHDFAGNEIKGRPDIGAFEID; the protein is encoded by the coding sequence TTGAATACCAAAACAGCTCTAATCGCAGCGGCAGCTTTTATTCTGCCGCTGTTTGTATGCAGTGCATCCGCTGACACGTATTATATAGACAGCCGCGAGGGAAGCGATTCCAATTCCGGCCTTTCTGAAAGCTCCCCGCTTGCAGGTTTTGAAAAGGTAAACTCGAAATCATTTACCTCAGGCGATAAAATCCTGATTAAGCGGGGCAGCGAAATAAACGGCTCGCTAAAAATCACCGCAAAGGCATCGGCGGATAATCCGCTTGTTATAGCTTCTTACGGCAAAGGCTCAGAGCCTGTTATAGATGCCGCAGGTTACCTCGCCGGCGTACATATCAAAAACTCCAGCGGCGTTGTGCTCAAGGATATCGAAATAACAGGCGACGGGGGCAAGGCAAAGGAAGAATTCAGCCAGAAACAGAGATACGCTGTTTTTGTAGAGGCGGATAAGGGGGGCGAGCACAATTTCTTCCGTCTCAAAAACCTCGATATACACGATATATTCGCTGCCAAGCAAACCCCGTCAGACGGCAAAAACAAAACCTCAAACAGGGCGGTAGGCATTTATTTAGCCTCAAACGGTAAGGCATATTTATCTGATGCAGTTGTTGAAGGCTGCCGCATACTTAAAACTGGCTTTACGGGTATAAGGATTAGAAGCGGCAGCAGTAATGAAGAATTCAACAACACCGGCATCCGTATTCTGAACAACAGGCTTCAGTATATCGGCGGGCCGGGGATCCAGCCCAGCAGGGCAAAGGATATGCTCGTGCGGGGCAATAAGTTGTACCGCTCCGGCTCTACTGCCGATCCAAGGATGCACTCACGAGGAAGCGGAATCTGGACGTGGGGCTGCACAGATGTGCTGATTGAGAAGAATAAATTTACCCACGCAGGCGGCAAGGCAGATTCCTGCGGGATGCACATAGACTTCAACTGCCGGAATGTGGTAATTCAGTACAATTTCAGCGCTGCCAACGCAGGCGGATTCATCGAGATACTCGGGAACAACTACAACTGCGCATACCGCTACAACATCAGCGTGAACGACGGCTTCCGCGAGAAAGGCAAAAACGGCGCACATCAGGAAGGCAAGATCCTCTGGACAAGCGGTTACGTTGGGCGAAACAGAGAAAAGCACGGGCCGTACAACTCCTATATCTACAACAACACGATCTACACCAAGCCCGGCAGCAGATCCTGCTTCTCGATCTCACCAACTACTCAGGGGCTGCTGATTGCCAATAATATATTCTGCCTTAACGGCGAAACGGTAAATGTTTTGGGCGATCAGGATGGCCAGAAAGCCCGCTCAGAAAATCCCTTTGAGCCGGTAATATTCAAGAACAATCTCTACTGCAGCCCAGATACGCTTCCGAAAGATTTAGGCATCAAAGATTCATCCCCGATTTATGGAAGCCCTGATTTCCAAAAGCCCCGCGGATGGCTGCCCCAAGATTATATACCCGAAAATAAAGAGCTGATAAAGGATAAGGGAATAGAAATCCCCAAGCTTGCGGGCGATAAAATCGGCCTTGATATAGGGCTTGAGCCCCCGCACGATTTTGCAGGAAATGAAATAAAAGGAAGGCCGGATATCGGCGCTTTTGAAATCGATTAA